From the Aspergillus puulaauensis MK2 DNA, chromosome 1, nearly complete sequence genome, the window TCTATGCGTCGCGGAGAGTAAGCTAGGCATTGCCCTCGAGCATCCAAAGTAGAATGCCCAATGCAGCGCCATCGAGATGGACATGTTCAAGGACCGAATGCGCGTGGGAAAGATCTCTGGGCCGATCAGATATGGGATACTGAACCAGCCGATACTCCAGGCGACGGCGTGCAGGTAGATAGCCACGATCGCAGCAGTCGATGCCCGTTCTGCATTGAGCGAGGCCTTGATATCATCTGTAGACATGTCCTTGGTGGCTCCCAGATAGGCGCCGACAAAGGCCAGAGTGAGAATCTGCAGGATGATTCCTGTTAAGAGTGACCGTCGGCGACCGACAAAGTCCACGATAACCACGGCAAATGCCAGGGTACTGACGAACTTGACGACACCGTAGATTCCCGTCGCCAGGAAGGTGGCCTCGTCCCCGACAATACCCAGGTACCCGAAGATGGTCGGGCTGTACTGGGTGATTGCGTTGGCCCCGGACCACTGGCTGAACAACGTCGCCATGAACAGGAGAAAGAAGCGGCGACGGTTCTCAACGGGGATAAGAGTCTCCTTGAGGAGCTGCCACTGGGACGCAGAAGCAACGGACTCATGCTCGTGCAGGAGTTGAGCATCCATGCCAGCCAGCTCGCCAGCCACGACTGGATGCTCGACAGGCAGATGGCGCAGCTTGGACAAGGCAGCAGCACtttcttctcgtcggccAACAGACAGTAGCCATCGAGGCGACTCAGGGCAGATGAATGTCCCGAGTCCCCAGAGGGCGGCGGGgagcagctggaggagcGTTGGGAGCATCCATTGAGTGTTGGTCCCAGCGTATTTCCGGGTGACGCCGTAGTTGATAAAGAAGCCCAGGACAACCCCTAACTGCTGGCAGGCAGCATACTGAAGCGTCAATAGACCTCGTATGGCCTTGGGCGCAATCTCAGAAATGTAAACAGGCGGCACTATCGTTGTCACCCCGATCCCCATGCCAGTAATCACTCTTGATGCATAGAACCCCCCTAGGTCTCCGTCGCATAGCCCTTGTCCCAGCACGCCGGCGATGTATACCAATGTCCCTAATCGCAGGGACCAGCGTCGGCCGAGGCGGTCATTGAGTGGGAGAACCTGCCTCTGGTATTAGTCTCGTAGTCTCAGCGTGGAATGTTCAAGTGCCTACACCAAGACAGCCAAACACAGCACCAGCAGTGGCAATCGATACGATCCATCCTTTCGTGTCGGCGTAGTCATCGTCCGACTGTTGGTCAATCCCGAATTGCCTCTTGAAGTGTGACTGGACGACGATAGATGCGATGTTTCCTGGTTCGTCGTATTAGTATGGGACGGCCTGTGTCTATCAAACTGGCTAACCTTCGTCG encodes:
- a CDS encoding sugar porter family MFS transporter (COG:G;~EggNog:ENOG410Q1Z7;~InterPro:IPR005829,IPR005828,IPR003663,IPR036259, IPR020846;~PFAM:PF00083,PF07690;~TransMembrane:12 (i21-39o73-93i100-118o124-147i159-181o193-214i287-305o325-349i356-376o396-420i432-452o464-481i);~go_component: GO:0016020 - membrane [Evidence IEA];~go_component: GO:0016021 - integral component of membrane [Evidence IEA];~go_function: GO:0022857 - transmembrane transporter activity [Evidence IEA];~go_process: GO:0055085 - transmembrane transport [Evidence IEA]), producing MGLIADTRKALREAPKGIFNAYLFSVTWIFALAGVAKGFDEGNIASIVVQSHFKRQFGIDQQSDDDYADTKGWIVSIATAGAVFGCLGVLPLNDRLGRRWSLRLGTLVYIAGVLGQGLCDGDLGGFYASRVITGMGIGVTTIVPPVYISEIAPKAIRGLLTLQYAACQQLGVVLGFFINYGVTRKYAGTNTQWMLPTLLQLLPAALWGLGTFICPESPRWLLSVGRREESAAALSKLRHLPVEHPVVAGELAGMDAQLLHEHESVASASQWQLLKETLIPVENRRRFFLLFMATLFSQWSGANAITQYSPTIFGYLGIVGDEATFLATGIYGVVKFVSTLAFAVVIVDFVGRRRSLLTGIILQILTLAFVGAYLGATKDMSTDDIKASLNAERASTAAIVAIYLHAVAWSIGWFSIPYLIGPEIFPTRIRSLNMSISMALHWAFYFGCSRAMPSLLSATHRWGAFLFFGIICLVGLVYVCVAMPDTTGRSLEALDKLFERPWYTMYKVAYASKDDMQMDAPGKDLVGRKEDGRAEHLESA